In Gemmata obscuriglobus, a single genomic region encodes these proteins:
- a CDS encoding response regulator, producing the protein MSTPTPAPVHFLLVDDLEENLLALEGLLRRDGLTLLKARSGPAALELLLVHEVALAFVDVRMPVMDGFELAELMRGTERTRRVPIIFLTAGTPDQQRRFRGYETGAVDFLTKPLEAHVVRSKADVFFELWRERQEVARQRDELKLIAAENARLLAETQRTAEALREADRRKDEFLATLAHELRNPLAPMRNGVHLMRVGQPDGPARERTLAMMERQLGQMVHLVDDLLDVARFSSGKIVLRKERLELAPVLGTAVETSRPLIEVGRHELTVDVPAEPLLLDGDRTRLTQIFANLLNNAAKYTPKGGRITLSAAREGEKAVVRVGDNGIGISAEMLPQVFDLFTQVGSAVDRAQGGLGIGLTLVKRLVALHGGEIAAHSAGEGKGSEFVVRLPLVNRPAAAEPAAPVAAPPEPRLKRGAPVLIVDDNLDAAESLAELLEMKGHTVRTARDGAEAMRVLGTFRPRLVLLDLGLPGMSGYELAERLRDDPALSGMALAALTGWGKDEDRRRTKEAGFDYHFVKPADLSQVDAVLAGLGQ; encoded by the coding sequence ATGAGCACACCGACACCGGCACCCGTTCACTTTCTGCTCGTGGACGACCTTGAGGAGAACCTGCTGGCGCTCGAGGGGCTGCTGCGCCGCGACGGGCTGACGCTCCTGAAGGCCCGGTCCGGCCCCGCGGCGCTGGAACTGCTCCTCGTCCACGAGGTGGCGCTCGCGTTCGTGGACGTGCGGATGCCCGTGATGGACGGGTTCGAGCTGGCCGAGTTGATGCGCGGCACCGAGCGCACCCGGCGCGTGCCGATCATCTTCCTCACCGCCGGCACCCCGGACCAGCAGCGGCGGTTCCGCGGGTACGAGACCGGCGCGGTGGACTTCCTCACCAAGCCGCTCGAAGCGCACGTGGTGCGGAGCAAGGCCGACGTGTTCTTCGAGCTGTGGCGCGAGCGCCAGGAGGTGGCGCGGCAGCGGGACGAGCTGAAGCTCATCGCCGCCGAGAACGCCCGCCTCCTGGCCGAGACCCAGCGCACCGCCGAGGCGCTGCGCGAGGCCGACCGCCGCAAGGACGAGTTCCTGGCGACCCTGGCGCACGAGCTGCGCAACCCGCTGGCCCCCATGCGCAACGGGGTCCACCTGATGCGGGTGGGGCAGCCGGACGGGCCGGCGCGCGAGCGCACGCTCGCGATGATGGAGCGGCAGCTCGGGCAGATGGTCCACCTGGTGGACGACCTGCTGGACGTGGCCCGGTTCTCCAGCGGCAAGATCGTGCTCCGGAAGGAGCGGCTCGAACTGGCCCCGGTGCTCGGCACCGCGGTCGAAACGAGCCGCCCGCTGATCGAGGTCGGGCGCCACGAGCTGACTGTCGACGTGCCCGCCGAGCCGCTCCTGCTCGACGGCGACCGCACCCGGCTCACGCAGATCTTCGCGAACCTGCTGAACAACGCCGCGAAGTACACCCCCAAGGGCGGGCGGATCACCCTCTCGGCGGCCCGCGAGGGGGAGAAAGCGGTGGTGCGCGTGGGCGACAACGGGATCGGCATCTCGGCCGAGATGCTGCCCCAGGTGTTCGACCTGTTCACCCAGGTCGGCAGCGCGGTGGACCGCGCCCAGGGCGGGCTGGGGATCGGGCTGACGCTGGTGAAGCGGCTGGTCGCGTTGCACGGCGGGGAGATCGCCGCGCACAGCGCCGGGGAGGGGAAGGGGAGCGAGTTCGTCGTGCGCCTGCCGCTCGTGAACCGCCCCGCCGCGGCCGAACCGGCGGCTCCGGTTGCGGCGCCCCCCGAGCCGCGGCTGAAGCGCGGCGCGCCGGTGCTGATCGTGGACGACAACCTGGACGCGGCCGAGTCGCTGGCCGAGCTGCTCGAAATGAAGGGGCACACGGTGCGCACCGCCCGCGACGGGGCGGAGGCGATGCGGGTGCTGGGTACGTTCCGCCCGCGGCTGGTGCTGCTCGACCTGGGCCTGCCCGGCATGAGCGGGTACGAACTGGCCGAACGGCTCCGGGACGATCCGGCCCTGAGCGGGATGGCTCTCGCCGCGCTCACCGGATGGGGCAAGGACGAGGACCGACGCCGCACGAAAGAGGCCGGGTTCGATTACCACTTCGTGAAGCCCGCCGACCTGAGCCAGGTCGATGCCGTACTCGCCGGGTTGGGGCAGTAG
- a CDS encoding DUF1571 domain-containing protein, which translates to MNRVFALLVAVLALIACGGYVAYDQLFRAAPPPPPLAHEDHGDKLPTQDEFDTLARTDPVKALSVCLTRYQREVHGMRCVLEKQERVQGKPEPPQSPPVEVLELCVRGDVPDPDTKKTAIEVAAKWRSGARSFLGSEITGTLFSERPEAEGGLGNKAVTWRPKAFVSKLSTPIPPDSPLATGQSRYCVRDAGLYRTMLRTHEAWKDRQETGKFKYEYLGTKTVEKAGNRECHVIRRMCEGVEVDAFQLGGAASKDPKVIAAEGFTEVTIFIDRERWLQVATETLRDAPGGTKVTIGTYYFRDIELNPTFPPDTFTAAWLKTP; encoded by the coding sequence ATGAACCGGGTGTTCGCTCTTCTCGTCGCGGTGCTCGCGCTGATCGCGTGCGGCGGGTACGTCGCGTACGACCAGTTGTTCCGCGCGGCGCCGCCCCCGCCCCCGCTGGCGCACGAGGACCACGGCGACAAGCTCCCGACGCAAGACGAGTTCGACACGTTGGCCCGAACGGACCCGGTCAAGGCACTGTCGGTGTGCCTCACGCGGTACCAGCGCGAGGTCCACGGGATGCGCTGCGTTCTTGAGAAGCAGGAACGGGTACAGGGGAAACCGGAGCCCCCGCAGTCCCCGCCGGTCGAGGTGCTCGAGTTGTGCGTGCGCGGCGACGTGCCCGACCCCGACACGAAGAAAACCGCAATCGAGGTCGCCGCGAAGTGGCGCTCCGGAGCGCGGTCGTTCCTGGGGTCCGAGATCACCGGCACGCTGTTCAGCGAACGTCCTGAAGCGGAGGGCGGCTTAGGGAACAAAGCCGTAACCTGGCGCCCGAAAGCCTTCGTCAGCAAGCTGAGCACCCCGATCCCGCCGGACAGCCCGCTCGCAACGGGCCAGTCGCGCTACTGCGTCCGCGACGCCGGGCTGTACCGCACCATGCTCCGCACCCACGAGGCGTGGAAGGACCGTCAGGAGACCGGCAAGTTCAAGTACGAGTACCTGGGAACCAAAACGGTCGAGAAGGCCGGGAACCGCGAGTGCCATGTGATCCGGCGCATGTGCGAGGGGGTCGAGGTGGACGCATTTCAGTTGGGCGGGGCCGCTAGCAAAGACCCGAAGGTGATCGCGGCCGAGGGGTTCACGGAAGTGACCATCTTCATCGACCGCGAGCGGTGGCTCCAGGTCGCGACCGAGACGCTCCGCGACGCACCGGGCGGCACGAAAGTGACGATCGGTACCTACTACTTCCGCGACATCGAGTTGAACCCCACCTTCCCGCCCGACACGTTCACGGCCGCCTGGTTGAAGACGCCGTAA
- a CDS encoding BBP7 family outer membrane beta-barrel protein — translation MRSRWPVAVGVVLVSVGVGRAQPLPPPALPPLAPLPVAPPPPPVASVAPTPPTTPPPPDNATLPPLLPVPPVPPLAEVPKPGGTPPPVEYDPNYLYLPEREPERPRFRAEEEPGGKWWGGVSLGLAWADRDTLPATVRLPVVSGLGGAGPGLMLPVAGRSTNRFDAALGLEGGRRFGAGNTSGVDLGFFFRSSENSFDGYAPGVVVLFPQGTARAPQLLPLFEPLASMFTGVFPARLTNSFVTPEVNYRHRLYGDRHAWLDALAGYRFAYLKDELFIGESDRVNDNDDRGRNWRGPGPYRVSVANPFHGGQIGLAGHYRAESGWYVAGSAKVAFGAVTPEVRASGLFTGAEGLLGGNYRRFAALDTRDESRFAVMPVVNVSAGWQFTPRARAYVGYSFQYLSRAGRLSNVLDPAASGLKLTDFSVQSVNLGLEIGY, via the coding sequence ATGCGCAGCCGTTGGCCGGTCGCGGTCGGGGTGGTGCTGGTTTCGGTCGGCGTCGGGCGTGCGCAGCCGCTTCCGCCGCCCGCGCTCCCGCCGCTCGCGCCCCTGCCGGTCGCGCCCCCGCCCCCGCCGGTCGCATCGGTCGCGCCGACGCCACCCACGACGCCCCCACCGCCGGACAACGCGACCCTGCCACCACTGCTGCCGGTTCCGCCCGTTCCCCCTCTCGCCGAGGTGCCCAAGCCGGGCGGCACCCCGCCACCCGTCGAGTACGACCCGAACTACCTGTACCTGCCGGAACGCGAGCCCGAGCGGCCGCGGTTTCGTGCGGAAGAGGAGCCGGGCGGGAAGTGGTGGGGCGGTGTGTCGCTGGGGTTGGCGTGGGCGGATCGCGACACGCTCCCGGCGACCGTCCGACTCCCCGTCGTGTCCGGGCTCGGCGGGGCCGGGCCGGGGCTGATGCTGCCGGTCGCGGGGCGCTCAACGAACCGGTTCGACGCCGCGCTGGGTCTGGAGGGCGGGCGCCGCTTCGGCGCGGGTAACACGTCCGGTGTGGACCTGGGGTTCTTCTTCCGCTCGTCGGAAAACTCGTTCGACGGGTACGCGCCGGGGGTGGTCGTGCTGTTCCCGCAGGGGACGGCTCGCGCGCCGCAACTGCTCCCGCTGTTCGAGCCGCTCGCGTCGATGTTCACGGGCGTGTTCCCCGCCCGCCTCACGAACTCGTTCGTCACCCCCGAAGTGAACTACCGGCACCGGCTCTACGGCGACCGCCACGCCTGGCTCGACGCGCTCGCGGGCTACCGCTTTGCGTACTTGAAAGACGAACTGTTCATCGGCGAATCGGACCGCGTGAACGACAACGATGACCGGGGCCGGAACTGGCGCGGGCCGGGGCCGTACCGGGTCTCGGTCGCGAACCCGTTCCACGGCGGGCAGATCGGGCTGGCCGGGCACTACCGCGCCGAGAGCGGGTGGTACGTGGCCGGTTCGGCCAAGGTCGCATTCGGGGCGGTCACGCCGGAGGTCCGCGCGAGCGGGCTGTTCACCGGCGCCGAGGGGTTGCTCGGGGGGAACTACCGCCGTTTCGCCGCCCTGGACACGCGCGACGAGAGCCGGTTCGCGGTGATGCCGGTAGTGAACGTGTCCGCGGGCTGGCAGTTCACCCCGCGGGCGCGGGCGTACGTCGGCTACTCGTTCCAGTACCTGAGCCGCGCCGGGCGCTTGAGTAATGTGCTCGACCCCGCCGCAAGCGGGCTCAAACTGACGGACTTCTCCGTGCAGTCGGTGAACCTCGGATTAGAAATCGGGTACTGA
- the rpe gene encoding ribulose-phosphate 3-epimerase codes for MIAPSILAADFSKLGELVREVTKAGADRIHVDVMDGHFVPNLSMGAVVVEGLRPVTTIPLEVHLMVEDPGRFLDGFVKAGADTLIVHLEVLPDPRPMVEHIKKALGKKVGLAFNPDMPVERIEPYLKDIDLALCMTVFPGFGGQAFIPESLERLRKLKALIGAHNPACEIEVDGGIGAKTIADCAAAGANVFVAGSAVFGAKQGPAAAMKDLIALAKQ; via the coding sequence ATGATCGCACCTTCCATCCTGGCGGCCGACTTCTCGAAGCTCGGCGAGTTGGTCCGCGAGGTCACGAAAGCCGGCGCCGACCGCATCCACGTCGATGTCATGGACGGGCACTTCGTCCCGAACCTGAGCATGGGCGCGGTCGTGGTCGAGGGGCTCCGGCCGGTCACCACCATCCCGCTGGAAGTCCACCTGATGGTCGAAGACCCGGGCCGGTTCCTGGACGGGTTCGTGAAGGCGGGCGCGGACACTCTCATCGTTCACCTGGAGGTGCTGCCGGACCCGCGGCCGATGGTGGAGCACATCAAGAAGGCGCTGGGCAAGAAGGTGGGTCTGGCGTTCAACCCGGACATGCCGGTCGAGCGCATCGAACCGTACCTGAAGGACATCGACCTCGCGCTGTGCATGACCGTGTTCCCGGGGTTCGGCGGGCAGGCGTTCATCCCCGAGAGCCTCGAACGGCTCCGCAAGCTCAAAGCGCTGATCGGCGCCCACAACCCCGCGTGCGAGATCGAGGTGGACGGCGGCATCGGGGCGAAGACCATCGCGGACTGCGCCGCTGCGGGCGCGAACGTGTTCGTCGCGGGCAGCGCGGTGTTCGGCGCGAAGCAAGGCCCGGCCGCCGCAATGAAAGACCTCATCGCGCTGGCCAAGCAATAA
- a CDS encoding Mpo1-like protein: MPRFPIARALIRFAGRARRNWLDRHQTPANFWIHMLGIPLAFAGVPLLFLAEWYWGAGAIVLGYFLQWVGHRIEGNDVGEFIPIKRLLGLPVVAIAPQHRPLNETKP, encoded by the coding sequence ATGCCGAGATTTCCGATCGCACGCGCGCTGATCCGGTTCGCCGGCCGCGCCCGCCGTAACTGGCTCGACCGCCACCAAACCCCCGCGAACTTCTGGATCCACATGCTGGGGATACCGCTCGCGTTCGCGGGCGTCCCGCTGCTGTTCCTCGCCGAATGGTACTGGGGGGCGGGGGCGATCGTTCTGGGGTACTTCCTGCAATGGGTGGGGCACCGGATCGAGGGAAATGATGTCGGGGAGTTCATCCCGATCAAGCGACTGCTGGGGCTGCCGGTGGTGGCAATCGCCCCGCAGCACCGACCGCTGAACGAGACCAAACCGTGA
- a CDS encoding TIGR02996 domain-containing protein has product MSEREALWGAVCEHPEEDTPRLMFADWLLEHGDAADRTRAEFVRLQVGLARGQFDGPKRIAALQRVVELLSANDDRWRAEVPQVPGAYATGNYDRGLISTLRVMDQIEFRAAEAFRVVPVSHLEFARPVDPAYLAELPNLDRLGELSFVLELACPFTHLARFVAASDFRSLRRVTIGAPSLPADWEKTLEQRFGSKLARKRPPGE; this is encoded by the coding sequence GTGAGCGAACGCGAGGCACTTTGGGGCGCGGTCTGCGAGCACCCGGAAGAGGACACGCCGCGGCTCATGTTCGCGGACTGGCTTCTGGAGCACGGTGACGCAGCGGATCGCACACGGGCGGAGTTCGTTCGCCTCCAGGTCGGTCTGGCGCGGGGGCAATTCGATGGCCCGAAACGGATTGCTGCCCTTCAACGGGTCGTGGAACTGCTGTCCGCGAACGACGATCGGTGGCGCGCAGAAGTGCCGCAGGTGCCCGGCGCTTACGCGACCGGGAACTACGACCGCGGGTTAATTTCGACGCTTCGCGTAATGGATCAGATCGAGTTCCGTGCCGCGGAAGCGTTCCGCGTAGTGCCCGTTTCGCACCTCGAATTCGCCCGGCCGGTCGATCCGGCCTACCTCGCCGAACTGCCGAATCTTGATCGACTTGGTGAACTCTCGTTTGTTTTAGAACTGGCGTGTCCCTTCACTCATCTTGCGCGATTTGTCGCGGCTTCCGACTTTCGATCTCTGCGGCGAGTGACGATTGGGGCACCCAGCTTGCCTGCCGACTGGGAGAAGACCTTGGAGCAGCGGTTTGGCTCGAAGCTCGCTCGCAAACGTCCGCCGGGCGAGTGA
- a CDS encoding phosphoadenylyl-sulfate reductase has protein sequence MPVTQATPEEIAAANERLLNATPQDVLRWASDRFSPRLLMATAFGAEGCCLIHMLAEIQPNARIINLETGYQFPETLALRERIKARYGTEVEYIYPEQTVADYEAERGGPLHQLRPDQCCHDRKILPLRRAVERIDPLAWISAIRKDQTADRGKAAVVQWDAKFSLVKLNPLLNWTKKDVWGFIHKHDVPYNPLHDRDYPSIGCWPCTRPVAPGEDERAGRWAGKAKKECGLHVIEVKDGEGI, from the coding sequence ATGCCGGTAACGCAGGCCACGCCGGAGGAGATCGCCGCGGCGAACGAGCGGCTCCTGAACGCGACCCCACAAGACGTGCTCCGCTGGGCGAGTGACCGCTTCTCGCCGCGCCTGCTGATGGCGACCGCGTTCGGTGCGGAAGGGTGCTGCCTGATCCACATGCTGGCGGAGATCCAGCCGAACGCGCGGATCATCAACCTGGAAACCGGGTACCAGTTCCCCGAGACGCTGGCGCTGCGCGAGCGGATCAAGGCCCGTTACGGCACCGAGGTCGAGTACATCTACCCGGAACAGACCGTCGCCGATTACGAGGCCGAGCGCGGCGGGCCGCTGCACCAGCTCCGCCCGGACCAGTGCTGCCACGACCGCAAGATCCTTCCCCTCCGGCGCGCGGTCGAGCGCATCGACCCGCTCGCCTGGATTTCGGCGATCCGCAAGGACCAGACGGCCGATCGTGGGAAGGCGGCGGTGGTGCAGTGGGACGCGAAGTTCTCGCTGGTGAAACTCAACCCGCTGCTGAACTGGACCAAGAAGGACGTGTGGGGCTTCATCCACAAGCACGACGTGCCGTACAACCCGCTCCACGACCGCGACTACCCGAGCATCGGGTGCTGGCCCTGCACCCGCCCGGTGGCGCCGGGCGAGGACGAGCGCGCCGGCCGCTGGGCCGGTAAAGCGAAGAAGGAGTGCGGGCTGCACGTGATCGAGGTCAAGGACGGGGAAGGGATTTAG
- a CDS encoding RrF2 family transcriptional regulator: protein MLFSARAEYACLAMLELAAHYGDPKPVRLTDIANKHGISSPRFLVQILIQLNKDGLVTSTRGAAGGYHIARAPSAITLADVIAAVEGTEQAGTRTKARKPTSPLAAALDDVWDRVRTAHEDFLLKQAAILKSTTLAQLVDSGEPLQYVI, encoded by the coding sequence ATGCTTTTTTCCGCTCGTGCCGAATACGCGTGTCTGGCGATGCTGGAACTGGCCGCCCATTACGGCGACCCGAAGCCGGTGCGCCTGACGGACATCGCGAACAAGCACGGGATCTCGTCCCCGCGCTTTCTGGTGCAGATCCTGATCCAGTTGAACAAGGACGGGCTGGTGACCAGCACCCGCGGGGCGGCCGGCGGGTACCACATCGCGCGGGCGCCGTCGGCGATCACGCTGGCCGACGTGATCGCGGCGGTGGAAGGGACGGAGCAGGCCGGAACGCGGACGAAAGCTCGCAAGCCCACGTCACCGCTGGCCGCGGCGCTCGACGACGTGTGGGACCGCGTCCGCACCGCGCACGAAGACTTCCTTCTGAAGCAGGCCGCGATCCTCAAATCCACGACGCTCGCTCAGCTCGTCGATTCCGGCGAGCCGCTCCAGTACGTGATCTGA
- a CDS encoding aromatic ring-hydroxylating oxygenase subunit alpha: MFTNQHHLKHLLRPHHYTSEEQYRAELRHLFQPAWHPVATTSDLARPGDFITLDLLETPFIIRNFDGELRAFLNVCPHRHSKLTEKPRGHAEKLRCQYHGWEFNKDGGTGKIPDAKVFRPWDRENSCLKKFRVDTCGDLVFVNFSASGPGLREWLAPVWDVWRHYGGAYRHAATWEKEFACNWKVVLENSLESYHIPEVHPHTFKEFPAEENVWHELTERFSSFKTLPPSDFAGRAQAWMVRRMGQPVTNEYWHQVLHPHATGSSLDSFRMMQCVFPTGPATCRYRCIFFTLRGTRTNPLAWVLYRTLKSIATAIGKKVFAEDGSIYLGIQRGMEASPFPGVIGTREERVYQFQKYVLDNTKGPRELPQAPAPSEPTPVCAG, from the coding sequence ATGTTCACCAACCAGCACCACCTCAAGCACCTCTTGCGGCCGCACCATTACACGTCCGAAGAGCAGTACCGGGCGGAACTGCGGCACCTGTTCCAGCCGGCGTGGCACCCGGTCGCGACCACGAGCGACCTCGCCCGGCCCGGCGACTTCATCACGCTCGACCTGCTCGAAACCCCGTTCATCATCCGCAACTTCGACGGCGAGCTGCGGGCCTTTCTGAACGTCTGCCCGCACCGGCACAGCAAACTCACCGAGAAGCCCCGCGGGCACGCCGAGAAGCTCCGCTGCCAGTACCACGGGTGGGAGTTCAACAAGGACGGCGGGACCGGCAAGATCCCGGACGCGAAGGTGTTCCGCCCGTGGGACCGCGAGAACTCGTGCCTGAAGAAGTTCCGCGTGGACACCTGCGGCGATCTGGTGTTCGTGAACTTCAGCGCGAGCGGCCCGGGCCTGCGCGAGTGGCTCGCGCCCGTGTGGGACGTGTGGCGGCACTACGGCGGCGCGTACCGGCACGCGGCGACGTGGGAAAAAGAGTTCGCGTGCAACTGGAAGGTGGTGCTGGAGAACTCGCTGGAGTCGTACCACATCCCCGAGGTTCACCCGCACACGTTCAAAGAGTTCCCGGCCGAAGAGAACGTGTGGCACGAACTCACGGAGCGGTTCTCGTCGTTCAAGACGCTCCCGCCCAGCGACTTCGCCGGCCGCGCGCAGGCGTGGATGGTCCGCCGCATGGGCCAGCCGGTGACGAACGAGTACTGGCACCAGGTGCTGCACCCGCACGCGACCGGCAGCTCGCTGGACTCGTTCCGGATGATGCAGTGCGTGTTCCCCACCGGCCCGGCCACCTGTCGCTACCGGTGCATCTTCTTCACGCTCCGCGGGACGCGCACCAACCCGCTGGCGTGGGTCCTTTACCGCACGCTGAAGTCGATCGCGACGGCCATCGGGAAGAAGGTCTTCGCCGAGGACGGGTCGATTTACCTGGGCATCCAGCGCGGGATGGAGGCGAGCCCGTTCCCGGGGGTGATCGGGACGCGGGAAGAGCGCGTGTACCAGTTCCAGAAGTACGTGCTGGACAACACGAAGGGGCCGCGCGAGTTACCGCAAGCGCCGGCGCCGTCCGAACCGACGCCGGTCTGCGCGGGCTGA
- the fumC gene encoding class II fumarate hydratase — MREYRLETDSMGHIRVPADRLYGAQTARSLTHFAIGADTMPRAVIRAFGTLKKAAALTNSALGLLPADRCKLVSDAADEVIAGYLDDHFPLRVWQTGSGTQTNMNVNEVISNRAIQMAGGVLGSKKPVHPNDDVNMSQSSNDTFPTAMHIAAAEELVHELVPSVRALRDTFAAKAAEFADIVKIGRTHLMDAVPLTLGQEFGGYVAQLDYGIAAVEKALPFLYELALGGTAVGTGLNAHPEFAVRVAKQIADLTKLPFVTAPNKFQALAGHEPLAFASGALKTLATALMKIANDVRWLASGPRCGLGELTIPENEPGSSIMPGKVNPTQSEAMTMVCVQVIANDLAVGLAASQGNFELNVFKPVLIHNFLHSVRLLTDACRSFREHCAADMPETDYEALEYVVGKDSGMVEVDQSKIAPKSGGKVRKGIDANRATIARIVNESLMLVTALNRHIGYDAAAKIAKTAHHNGTTLRAEAIKLAPPLKDGSGPLTAEKFDQIVRPEKMTAPGAD, encoded by the coding sequence ATGCGAGAGTACCGCCTCGAAACCGACAGCATGGGGCACATCCGCGTCCCCGCCGACCGCCTCTACGGCGCGCAGACCGCCCGCTCGCTCACGCACTTCGCGATCGGCGCCGACACCATGCCCCGCGCCGTGATCCGCGCGTTCGGCACGCTCAAGAAGGCCGCCGCGCTCACCAACAGCGCCCTCGGGCTGCTCCCCGCCGACCGGTGCAAGCTGGTCTCCGACGCCGCGGACGAGGTGATCGCCGGGTACCTCGACGACCACTTCCCGCTCCGCGTGTGGCAGACCGGCAGCGGCACGCAGACCAACATGAACGTCAACGAGGTGATCTCGAACCGCGCCATCCAGATGGCCGGCGGGGTGCTCGGCAGCAAGAAGCCGGTCCACCCGAACGACGACGTGAACATGTCGCAGTCGTCCAACGACACCTTCCCGACGGCCATGCACATCGCCGCCGCGGAGGAGCTCGTTCACGAGTTGGTGCCGAGCGTGCGGGCGCTCCGCGACACGTTCGCCGCGAAGGCCGCCGAGTTCGCCGACATCGTGAAGATCGGCCGCACCCACCTCATGGACGCGGTGCCGCTGACGCTGGGCCAGGAGTTCGGCGGGTACGTCGCGCAGCTCGATTACGGCATCGCGGCGGTCGAGAAGGCGCTGCCGTTCCTGTACGAACTCGCGCTCGGCGGCACCGCCGTCGGCACCGGGCTCAACGCGCACCCGGAGTTCGCCGTCCGCGTCGCCAAGCAGATCGCCGACCTCACCAAGCTGCCGTTCGTCACCGCGCCGAACAAGTTCCAGGCGCTCGCGGGGCACGAGCCGCTGGCCTTCGCGTCGGGCGCGCTGAAGACGCTCGCCACGGCCCTGATGAAGATCGCCAACGACGTCCGCTGGCTCGCGAGCGGCCCGCGGTGCGGCCTCGGCGAGCTGACCATCCCCGAGAACGAGCCCGGCTCGTCGATCATGCCCGGGAAGGTGAACCCGACCCAGTCCGAAGCGATGACGATGGTGTGCGTGCAGGTCATCGCCAACGACCTCGCGGTGGGCCTGGCGGCGTCGCAGGGGAACTTCGAGCTGAACGTGTTCAAGCCGGTGCTGATCCACAACTTCCTGCACTCCGTCCGGCTCCTGACGGACGCCTGCCGGAGCTTCCGCGAGCACTGCGCCGCGGACATGCCCGAGACCGACTACGAGGCGCTCGAGTACGTCGTCGGCAAGGACAGCGGGATGGTGGAAGTCGACCAGTCGAAGATCGCCCCCAAGTCCGGCGGCAAGGTGCGCAAGGGGATCGACGCCAACCGCGCGACCATCGCCCGGATCGTGAACGAGTCGCTGATGCTGGTGACCGCACTAAACCGGCACATCGGGTACGACGCGGCGGCCAAGATCGCGAAGACCGCGCACCACAACGGCACCACGCTCCGCGCCGAGGCGATCAAACTCGCGCCGCCGCTCAAGGACGGGAGCGGCCCGCTCACCGCCGAGAAGTTCGACCAGATCGTCCGGCCCGAGAAGATGACCGCGCCCGGGGCCGACTGA
- a CDS encoding NAD(P)-binding domain-containing protein, giving the protein MRRVCVIGAGSSGIVAAKTFHERGVPFDCFEKGSNVGGLWRYENDSGASVAYRSLHINTSRAKMQFADFPMPRDYPDFPHHSQIARYFDAYVDHFGLRDRITFRTTVQRVEPLADGTFRVETTDATGRSESRAYTDVVVANGHHWHPRVPTFPGTFAGTALHAGRYRSPESFAGQRVLVLGVGNSGCDIACEVSRVADRTFLAMRHGVHLIPKYLFGRPLDKLVSPWMWRHLPLRLQQFIFGTALRVARGKLKRFHLPEPRHRILEEHPTISSDLLNLIGHGRVTVKPNIQEFTGAADGREVLFTDGTREPVDAIVYATGYDIRVPFLAPEVFEARDNEVRLYKLVVHPEHRGLYFIGLVQPWGAIMPLAEEQSKWVADLVEGKCALPTRDEMLTGIGRDREAMRRRYTASSRHTIQVDFYPYLDGLRKERRRGARETARAA; this is encoded by the coding sequence ATGCGCAGGGTTTGTGTGATCGGCGCCGGCTCGTCCGGAATCGTCGCGGCCAAGACGTTCCACGAGCGCGGCGTCCCGTTCGACTGCTTCGAGAAGGGGTCGAACGTCGGCGGGCTGTGGCGGTACGAGAACGACAGCGGCGCGTCGGTCGCGTACCGGTCGCTGCACATCAACACGTCGCGCGCGAAGATGCAGTTCGCCGACTTCCCGATGCCGCGCGACTACCCGGACTTCCCGCACCACTCGCAAATCGCGCGGTACTTCGACGCCTACGTCGACCACTTCGGGCTGCGCGACCGGATCACGTTCCGCACCACGGTGCAGCGGGTCGAGCCCCTCGCCGACGGCACGTTCCGGGTCGAAACGACCGACGCGACGGGCCGCAGCGAGAGCCGCGCGTACACCGATGTCGTGGTCGCGAACGGGCACCACTGGCACCCGCGCGTGCCGACGTTCCCGGGCACGTTCGCCGGCACGGCGCTGCACGCCGGCCGGTACCGGTCCCCCGAGAGCTTCGCGGGCCAGCGCGTGCTGGTGCTGGGCGTCGGCAACTCGGGCTGTGACATCGCGTGCGAGGTGTCGCGCGTCGCCGACCGCACCTTCTTGGCGATGCGGCACGGCGTCCACCTGATCCCGAAGTACCTGTTCGGGCGCCCGCTCGACAAGCTGGTGTCGCCGTGGATGTGGCGCCACCTGCCGCTCCGGTTGCAGCAGTTCATTTTCGGCACGGCCCTCCGGGTCGCGCGCGGCAAGCTCAAGCGCTTCCACCTGCCGGAACCGCGGCACCGGATTCTGGAAGAGCACCCGACGATCTCGTCGGACCTGCTCAACCTGATCGGCCACGGCCGGGTCACGGTGAAGCCCAACATTCAGGAGTTCACCGGCGCCGCCGACGGGCGCGAGGTCCTCTTTACCGATGGCACGCGCGAACCCGTGGACGCGATCGTCTACGCCACGGGCTACGACATCCGGGTGCCGTTCCTGGCGCCGGAGGTGTTCGAGGCCCGCGACAACGAGGTGCGGCTCTACAAGCTGGTGGTCCACCCCGAGCACCGCGGGCTCTACTTCATCGGGCTGGTGCAGCCGTGGGGCGCGATCATGCCGCTGGCGGAGGAGCAGTCGAAGTGGGTCGCGGACCTCGTTGAAGGCAAGTGCGCGTTGCCGACGCGGGACGAGATGCTGACGGGCATCGGGCGCGACCGCGAGGCGATGCGCCGGCGCTACACGGCGTCGTCGCGGCACACGATCCAGGTGGACTTCTACCCGTACCTCGACGGGCTGCGAAAGGAGCGCCGGCGCGGCGCACGCGAAACGGCGCGAGCGGCGTGA